Proteins encoded together in one Mycobacterium sp. MS1601 window:
- the galE gene encoding UDP-glucose 4-epimerase GalE, protein MSWLVTGGAGYIGSHVARALLAADIPVVVFDDLSSGFKSFVPEQATFVQGTLLDAALVEDTVARHHVQGVIHVAGYKYAGESVKLPLHTYEQNVTAMVILLRAMEQSGVDKIVFSSSAATFGAVDVEIVDETTATSPQSPYGETKLIGEWLLADQARATGLHHTSLRYFNVVGSGFDDLFDASPHNLFPLVFDMLYRGATPKINGDDYPTPDGTCVRDYIHVADLALAHVAAAQRLAGGQAVEPVYNLGSGSGTSVRQIMTAIRDVTGIDFEPEITPRRPGDPARIVAAGDLAARDLGWTMRHSLEDMVASAWRARQQAGDTYPR, encoded by the coding sequence ATGAGCTGGCTGGTGACCGGTGGCGCCGGATACATCGGTTCGCATGTGGCCCGCGCGCTGTTGGCCGCCGATATACCCGTGGTGGTGTTCGACGACCTCTCCAGCGGGTTCAAGAGCTTTGTACCCGAGCAGGCGACCTTCGTGCAGGGCACTCTGCTCGACGCCGCACTGGTCGAGGACACCGTGGCCCGCCACCACGTGCAGGGCGTGATCCACGTGGCGGGATACAAGTACGCCGGCGAATCGGTGAAGCTGCCGCTGCACACCTACGAGCAGAACGTGACTGCCATGGTCATCCTGCTGCGGGCGATGGAGCAGTCCGGCGTCGACAAGATCGTCTTCTCCTCCAGTGCCGCCACCTTCGGCGCCGTCGACGTCGAGATCGTCGACGAGACCACCGCCACCTCTCCGCAGTCGCCCTATGGCGAGACCAAGCTGATCGGTGAATGGCTGCTGGCCGATCAGGCACGGGCCACCGGACTGCACCACACCAGCCTGCGGTACTTCAACGTGGTCGGATCCGGCTTTGACGACCTGTTCGACGCCAGCCCGCACAACCTGTTTCCGCTGGTGTTCGACATGCTCTACCGCGGCGCCACCCCCAAGATCAACGGCGATGACTACCCGACACCCGACGGCACCTGCGTGCGCGACTACATCCATGTCGCCGACCTGGCGCTGGCGCACGTTGCGGCGGCCCAGCGGCTGGCGGGGGGCCAAGCAGTGGAGCCGGTGTACAACCTGGGCAGCGGCTCCGGGACCTCCGTGCGGCAGATCATGACGGCCATCCGCGACGTGACGGGCATCGACTTCGAACCCGAGATCACCCCGCGTCGGCCCGGGGACCCGGCCCGCATCGTGGCCGCCGGCGACCTGGCGGCCCGTGACCTGGGCTGGACCATGCGGCACTCGCTCGAGGACATGGTGGCCTCGGCGTGGCGGGCCCGCCAGCAGGCCGGAGACACCTATCCGCGTTAA
- a CDS encoding DNA polymerase III subunit delta' — protein MSGVFTRLVGQHAVEAELVAAATAARAGGAHSGLTTGSMTHAWLITGPPGSGRSIAALCFAAALQCTSEGVPGCGECRSCTTTMAGTHGDVRRIIPEGLSISVSEMRAIVQIASRRPSTGRWQIVVVEDADRLTEGAANALLKVVEEPPPSTVFLLCAPSVDPEDIAITLRSRCRHVALVTPTTDAIAQVLMESDGMSADQAAWAASISGGHVGRARRLATDSDARDRRKRALGMARDAATPTRTYAAAEELVAAAEAEAKALTEGRNEVETEELRTALGAGGTGKGAAGAMRGAAGAIKDLEKRQKSRQTRASRDALDRALIDLATYFRDALLVASKVQGVAPHHPDMADQVSAMAAHASPERLLRCIEAVLECREALAINVKPKFAVDAMVATVGQALRN, from the coding sequence ATGTCCGGTGTTTTCACACGTCTGGTTGGCCAGCATGCCGTCGAGGCTGAGCTGGTGGCTGCCGCCACCGCCGCCCGAGCGGGTGGCGCCCATAGCGGGTTGACCACCGGCTCGATGACCCATGCCTGGCTGATCACCGGACCGCCGGGATCGGGGCGCTCGATCGCGGCGCTGTGCTTCGCCGCGGCGCTGCAGTGCACGTCAGAGGGGGTTCCGGGCTGCGGCGAATGCCGTTCCTGCACCACCACCATGGCAGGCACCCATGGTGACGTACGCCGGATCATCCCGGAGGGGCTGTCCATCAGCGTCAGCGAGATGCGCGCCATCGTGCAGATCGCGTCCAGGCGCCCCAGCACCGGTCGCTGGCAGATCGTGGTGGTCGAGGATGCCGACCGGCTCACCGAGGGCGCGGCCAACGCGCTGCTCAAGGTCGTCGAGGAGCCGCCGCCGTCCACGGTGTTCCTGCTGTGTGCGCCGTCGGTGGATCCCGAGGACATCGCGATCACCCTGCGCTCGCGCTGCCGCCACGTCGCCCTGGTCACCCCGACCACGGACGCCATCGCGCAGGTCTTGATGGAGTCTGACGGAATGTCTGCGGACCAGGCGGCCTGGGCGGCGTCGATCAGCGGTGGTCACGTGGGCCGGGCGCGACGGCTTGCCACCGATTCGGATGCCCGCGACCGGCGCAAACGCGCTCTGGGGATGGCACGCGATGCCGCCACTCCGACACGAACCTACGCCGCCGCCGAAGAACTGGTGGCCGCCGCCGAAGCCGAGGCCAAGGCACTGACCGAGGGCCGCAACGAAGTCGAGACCGAGGAGTTGCGCACCGCGTTGGGTGCGGGCGGCACCGGCAAAGGTGCTGCCGGGGCCATGCGCGGAGCTGCCGGCGCCATCAAAGACCTGGAGAAACGACAGAAATCCCGGCAGACGCGGGCCTCGCGGGACGCACTGGACCGGGCCCTGATCGACTTGGCCACCTACTTCCGCGACGCGCTCCTGGTGGCGTCGAAGGTGCAGGGGGTTGCTCCGCATCACCCCGACATGGCCGATCAGGTGTCTGCCATGGCTGCGCATGCCTCGCCCGAGCGTCTGCTGCGCTGTATCGAGGCGGTGCTGGAATGCCGGGAGGCCCTGGCCATCAATGTGAAGCCGAAATTCGCGGTCGACGCGATGGTCGCCACTGTCGGGCAGGCGCTGCGGAACTAG
- a CDS encoding adenylate/guanylate cyclase domain-containing protein → MAANPNGWQRQDSADRYGNRVTTEPVPRGRVSAFVHWVVRTPWPVFTLGMLQADIIGALFVLGFLRFGLPPEDRVQLQDLPAANLTIFLAVLLVSFAIGAYVSLRLLMPVFRWQRRDGLLTDDDLVSTELARTRALRMPIYRTLISLANWCIGGIVFALAAWSTAKHSLPVLGVATGLGATATAIIGYLQSERVLRPVAVAALRGGVPENFQAPGVILRQVLTWVLSTGVPLLAIILSVGASKLSLFRASADRTLIPILLMALAALVIGLAGTVLVAMSIADPLRQLRWALGEVQRGNYNAHMQIYDASELGLLQAGFNDMVRDLAERQRLRDLFGRYVGEDVARRALERGTELGGQERDVAVLFVDLVGSTHLASTRAPGEVVILLNEFFRVVVDTAARHGGFVNKFQGDAALCIFGAPIEHPDSSGAALAAARDMHDELLPVLGNAEFGIGVSAGRAIAGHIGAQARFEYTVIGDPVNEAARLTELAKLEPGHVLASATAVSNAVDAEALAWDVGEIVNLRGRTAPTQLARPVNLAVSSEIPIK, encoded by the coding sequence ATCGCTGCCAACCCTAATGGCTGGCAGCGACAGGACAGTGCCGACCGATACGGTAATCGGGTGACCACCGAGCCAGTACCGAGAGGGCGAGTCAGCGCATTCGTCCACTGGGTGGTGCGCACGCCGTGGCCGGTGTTCACCCTGGGCATGCTGCAAGCCGACATCATCGGCGCGCTGTTCGTACTCGGTTTCCTGCGTTTCGGGCTGCCGCCGGAGGACCGCGTGCAGCTCCAGGATCTGCCCGCGGCCAACCTGACCATCTTCCTGGCGGTGCTGTTGGTCTCGTTCGCCATCGGCGCCTATGTCAGCCTCAGACTGCTGATGCCGGTGTTCCGCTGGCAACGCCGCGACGGGCTGCTCACCGACGACGACCTGGTGTCCACCGAACTGGCCCGTACCCGCGCCCTGCGGATGCCGATCTACCGCACCCTGATCAGCCTGGCCAACTGGTGCATCGGTGGCATCGTGTTCGCGTTGGCCGCGTGGTCCACCGCCAAACACTCACTGCCCGTGCTGGGCGTGGCAACCGGCCTGGGAGCCACCGCCACCGCCATCATCGGTTACCTGCAGTCCGAGCGGGTGCTCCGGCCGGTGGCCGTGGCGGCTCTGCGCGGCGGGGTGCCGGAGAACTTCCAGGCTCCCGGGGTGATCCTGCGCCAGGTGCTCACCTGGGTGCTGTCCACCGGGGTACCGCTGCTGGCCATCATCTTGAGTGTCGGGGCCAGCAAGCTGTCGTTGTTCCGGGCCTCGGCCGACCGGACGCTGATTCCGATTCTGCTGATGGCCCTGGCCGCGTTGGTGATCGGGCTGGCAGGCACCGTCCTGGTGGCCATGTCCATCGCGGACCCGTTGCGACAGCTGCGCTGGGCGCTCGGGGAGGTGCAGCGCGGAAACTACAACGCGCACATGCAGATCTACGACGCCAGCGAGCTGGGCCTGCTTCAGGCCGGGTTCAACGACATGGTGCGCGATCTGGCCGAGCGACAGCGCTTACGAGACCTGTTCGGCCGCTACGTCGGTGAGGACGTGGCCCGGCGCGCTCTGGAGCGCGGAACCGAGCTCGGCGGCCAAGAACGTGATGTCGCAGTGCTGTTCGTCGACCTGGTGGGATCCACCCATCTGGCCTCCACCCGCGCGCCCGGCGAAGTGGTGATCCTGCTCAACGAGTTCTTCCGCGTGGTGGTCGACACCGCGGCGCGCCACGGCGGTTTCGTCAACAAGTTCCAGGGCGACGCCGCGCTGTGCATCTTCGGCGCCCCCATCGAGCACCCCGACTCCTCGGGTGCAGCGCTGGCCGCTGCCCGCGATATGCACGACGAACTGCTGCCGGTGCTGGGCAACGCCGAGTTCGGTATCGGGGTGTCGGCGGGCCGTGCCATCGCCGGACACATCGGAGCGCAAGCCCGCTTCGAATACACCGTCATCGGCGATCCGGTCAACGAAGCAGCGCGCCTGACCGAGCTGGCCAAGCTGGAACCGGGCCACGTGCTGGCGTCAGCGACGGCGGTCAGCAACGCCGTCGACGCCGAAGCGCTTGCCTGGGACGTCGGTGAGATCGTCAACCTACGGGGCCGCACCGCGCCCACCCAGTTGGCCCGACCGGTCAATCTCGCTGTGTCAAGCGAGATTCCGATCAAATAG
- the topA gene encoding type I DNA topoisomerase, producing MAGEGRKNGGRSGGVRRLVIVESPTKARKIAGYLGSDYIVESSRGHIRDLPRAAADVPAKYKSEPWARLGVNVDADFEPLYIVSPEKKSTVTELKGLLKDVDELYLATDGDREGEAIAWHLLETLKPRIPVKRMVFHEITEPAIRAAAESPRDLDNDLVDAQETRRILDRLYGYEVSPVLWKKVAPKLSAGRVQSVATRIIVQRERERMAFRSAEYWDIAAELDASVSDPSAQPPVFNARLVTVDGLRVASGRDFDSLGAVRKPDEVTVLTQATAGALVQGLQGTTLAVSSVEEKPYTRKPYPPFMTSTLQQEAGRKLRFSSERTMSIAQRLYENGYITYMRTDSTTLSQSAINAARTQAAQLYGEQYVHPSPRQYTRKVKNAQEAHEAIRPAGDTFATPDAVRRELENDEFRLYELIWQRTVASQMADARGTTLSLRISGAASTGQQVTFAASGRTLTFAGFLKAYVESLDEQAGGEADDAERRLPNLTQGQRVQANQLTPDGHSTNPPARYTEASLIKALEELGIGRPSTYSSIIKTIQDRGYVHKKGSALVPSWVAFAVIGLLEHHFGRLVDYDFTAAMEDELDAIASGNEQRTNWLSNFYFGGEHGVDGSIARAGGLKKLVGGNLEDIDARVVNSIKLFDDAEGRAINVRVGRNGPYLERMIDDPDNPGELKPQRANLNDELTPDELTLELAEKLFSTPQEGRSLGIDPESGHEIVAKDGRYGPYVTEVLPPPPDEPEDGVGAKKGKKPTGPKPRTGSLLRTMDLETVTLEDALKLLSLPRVVGVDPANGEEITAQNGRYGPYLKRGTDSRSLATEDQMFTITLDEALKIYAEPKRRGRQAATAPPLRELGNDAASGKPMVIKDGRFGPYVTDGETNASLRKGDDVLSITDERASELLADRRSRGPVKKKAAAKKTPAKKAAAKKAPAKKAAKKA from the coding sequence GTGGCTGGCGAGGGCCGTAAGAACGGCGGCAGAAGCGGTGGGGTTCGACGGCTCGTCATAGTCGAGTCGCCCACCAAGGCGCGCAAAATCGCCGGATATCTGGGTTCCGATTACATCGTCGAATCCTCCCGCGGACACATCCGAGACCTGCCCCGTGCGGCAGCTGATGTCCCCGCCAAGTACAAATCCGAGCCGTGGGCTCGCCTCGGGGTCAACGTCGACGCTGATTTCGAACCGCTCTACATCGTCAGCCCCGAGAAGAAGAGCACGGTCACCGAGCTCAAAGGGCTGCTGAAGGACGTCGACGAACTGTATCTGGCGACAGACGGTGACCGCGAGGGTGAGGCAATCGCCTGGCATCTGCTGGAGACACTGAAACCGCGCATTCCGGTCAAGCGGATGGTGTTCCACGAGATCACCGAACCAGCCATCCGGGCCGCCGCCGAATCGCCCCGCGATCTGGACAACGACCTGGTTGACGCGCAGGAGACCCGACGCATCCTGGACCGGCTGTACGGCTATGAAGTGTCCCCGGTGCTCTGGAAGAAGGTGGCACCGAAGCTGTCCGCCGGCCGCGTGCAGTCGGTGGCCACCCGGATCATCGTGCAGCGCGAACGTGAGCGCATGGCGTTCCGCAGCGCCGAGTACTGGGACATCGCCGCCGAGCTCGACGCCAGTGTCTCCGATCCTTCCGCCCAGCCACCGGTGTTCAACGCCCGGCTGGTCACTGTCGACGGTCTGCGCGTGGCCAGTGGCCGCGACTTCGACTCCCTGGGCGCGGTGCGCAAGCCGGACGAGGTCACGGTGCTCACCCAGGCCACCGCGGGTGCCCTGGTCCAGGGTCTGCAGGGCACGACACTGGCGGTGTCCTCGGTGGAGGAGAAGCCCTACACCCGCAAGCCGTACCCGCCGTTCATGACCTCGACGCTGCAGCAGGAGGCCGGCCGCAAACTGCGGTTCTCCTCCGAGCGCACCATGAGCATCGCGCAGCGGCTCTACGAAAACGGCTACATCACCTATATGCGTACCGACTCGACCACGCTGTCGCAGTCGGCCATCAACGCCGCCCGGACCCAAGCCGCTCAGCTCTACGGCGAGCAGTATGTGCACCCGTCGCCGCGGCAGTACACCCGCAAGGTGAAGAACGCCCAGGAGGCTCACGAGGCCATCCGCCCGGCCGGCGACACCTTCGCCACCCCCGACGCGGTGCGCCGCGAGCTGGAGAACGACGAGTTCCGCCTCTACGAGCTGATCTGGCAACGCACCGTCGCCTCTCAGATGGCCGACGCCCGCGGCACCACGCTGAGTCTGCGGATCTCCGGTGCGGCCAGCACGGGGCAGCAGGTCACCTTCGCGGCCAGCGGTCGCACGCTGACGTTCGCCGGCTTCCTGAAGGCCTACGTGGAGAGCTTGGACGAGCAGGCCGGCGGTGAGGCCGACGACGCCGAACGCAGGCTGCCCAACCTGACCCAGGGGCAGCGGGTGCAGGCCAACCAGCTGACCCCCGACGGACACTCCACCAACCCGCCGGCCCGCTACACCGAAGCGTCTCTGATCAAGGCTCTGGAAGAGCTGGGCATCGGGCGTCCGTCGACGTACTCCTCGATCATCAAGACCATCCAGGACCGCGGCTACGTGCACAAGAAGGGCAGTGCCCTGGTGCCCAGTTGGGTGGCGTTCGCGGTGATCGGGCTGCTGGAACACCACTTCGGGCGCCTGGTGGACTACGACTTCACGGCTGCCATGGAAGACGAGTTGGACGCCATCGCCTCGGGTAACGAGCAGCGCACCAACTGGCTGTCCAACTTCTACTTCGGCGGCGAGCACGGTGTGGACGGCTCGATCGCCCGCGCCGGCGGTCTCAAGAAGCTGGTGGGCGGCAACCTCGAAGACATCGATGCACGAGTTGTCAACTCCATCAAGCTCTTCGACGATGCCGAAGGTCGCGCCATCAATGTCAGGGTGGGCCGCAACGGGCCATACCTCGAGCGCATGATCGACGATCCGGACAATCCGGGCGAACTGAAACCGCAGCGCGCCAACCTCAATGACGAGCTGACCCCGGACGAGCTGACGCTGGAACTGGCCGAAAAGCTGTTCAGCACACCGCAGGAGGGTCGTTCGCTGGGTATCGACCCGGAAAGTGGCCACGAGATCGTGGCCAAGGACGGTCGCTACGGCCCGTATGTCACCGAGGTGCTGCCCCCGCCGCCGGACGAACCCGAAGACGGCGTCGGCGCCAAGAAGGGCAAAAAACCCACGGGGCCGAAGCCGCGCACCGGATCACTGTTACGCACCATGGATCTCGAGACGGTGACGTTGGAGGACGCGCTGAAGCTGCTGTCGCTGCCGCGTGTTGTCGGCGTCGACCCGGCCAACGGCGAGGAGATCACCGCGCAGAACGGCCGGTACGGTCCATACCTCAAGCGCGGCACCGACTCTCGGTCGCTGGCCACCGAGGATCAGATGTTCACCATCACCCTCGACGAGGCGCTGAAGATCTACGCCGAGCCGAAACGTCGTGGGCGCCAAGCGGCTACCGCACCGCCGTTGCGGGAGCTGGGCAACGATGCGGCCTCCGGCAAGCCGATGGTGATCAAGGACGGCCGTTTCGGACCCTACGTCACCGACGGCGAGACCAACGCCAGCCTCCGCAAGGGTGACGACGTGCTGTCGATCACCGACGAGCGGGCCTCGGAACTGTTGGCCGATCGCAGATCGCGCGGTCCGGTCAAGAAGAAGGCCGCTGCGAAGAAGACGCCGGCCAAGAAGGCTGCGGCCAAGAAGGCGCCCGCGAAGAAAGCCGCCAAGAAGGCCTGA
- a CDS encoding cold-shock protein, with amino-acid sequence MPQGTVKWFNAEKGFGFIAPEDGSADVFVHYTEIQGSGFRTLEENQRVEFEVGQSPKGPQATGVRAV; translated from the coding sequence ATGCCACAGGGAACTGTGAAGTGGTTCAACGCGGAGAAGGGCTTCGGCTTCATCGCACCCGAGGACGGCTCCGCTGATGTGTTCGTCCACTACACGGAAATTCAGGGTTCGGGCTTCCGCACCCTGGAAGAGAACCAGCGAGTCGAGTTCGAGGTCGGCCAGAGCCCCAAGGGCCCCCAGGCCACTGGCGTCCGCGCCGTCTGA